The following are encoded together in the Culex pipiens pallens isolate TS chromosome 1, TS_CPP_V2, whole genome shotgun sequence genome:
- the LOC128092547 gene encoding uncharacterized protein LOC128092547 yields MVVRYIRRHADEMRHIILMEIAAGRRDQDGNPFLGTDDEKFEGLLEDLGEDHTWASTESIMAIQGLYGGTVKVLNPHYAPVVIGEGSGPVIEIHYNGINHYSSVLKEDETSTRKDRQQLIQANVEGGSSGPGAALEQKLPQQGKGSKLWEGGVEKEERSEVVVANRAEGGSDRKQGIGRGQWYPAGGDEKGMGGGLSLGDGLQSEDDDDRMVLDMETSNGNRSAENRSKVNGFSWRTVANYRIKVRQMVRHKYSYLWAISYQVSGISPESCAFEELLWALLKDIKKILHYVDEEELLPNERLWSTLANFLNRDIVLIDAVNGFSCYRSNNELEKNKQLKLFTLKIDQITQVDSIEIIIKLRPKDKELNVVQNSTQILKSNESNKVQMREDILRIASLIVRGCSRKEKRNEIDEDLTNEGIKVAVLQEMNVKGSKIETKNYEWFIALRNDSTVIWGESGLQSE; encoded by the coding sequence ATGGTGGTTCGTTACATCCGGCGGCATGCGGACGAAATGCGTCATATTATTCTGATGGAAATTGCTGCTGGGAGGAGGGATCAAGATGGAAATCCTTTCCTGGGCACAGACGACGAAAAGTTCGAGGGCCTACTGGAGGATCTAGGTGAAGACCACACATGGGCCAGCACGGAATCGATCATGGCCATCCAAGGACTGTATGGAGGGACAGTGAAGGTGCTCAACCCGCACTATGCACCAGTTGTGATCGGAGAGGGGAGCGGACCGGTGATCGAGATCCACTACAATGGGATCAATCATTACAGTAGTGTGTTGAAAGAGGATGAAACATCGACCCGTAAGGATCGACAACAGCTGATACAAGCAAACGTGGAAGGTGGTTCATCAGGTCCTGGTGCAGCTTTGGAACAGAAGTTGCCCCAGCAGGGAAAAGGTTCAAAGCTGTGGGAAGGAGGAGTGGAAAAGGAGGAGCGCAGCGAGGTGGTGGTTGCGAATCGGGCAGAAGGGGGAAGTGATCGCAAACAGGGCATCGGTAGGGGTCAGTGGTATCCGGCAGGGGGGGACGAGAAGGGAATGGGGGGAGGGTTAAGTTTGGGTGATGGGTTGCAAAGTGAGGATGATGACGATAGAATGGTGCTGGACATGGAGACGTCGAATGGTAATAGAAGCGCTGAGAATAGATCGAAAGTGAATGGATTTAGTTGGAGAACGGTTGCCAATTATAGGATTAAAGTACGTCAAATGGTTAGACATAAATATAGTTACTTATGGGCTATAAGTTATCAAGTTAGTGGTATAAGTCCAGAATCTTGCGCATTTGAAGAATTACTATGGGCTTTGCTTAAAGATATAAAGAAAATATTGCATTATGTAGATGAAGAAGAACTACTTCCTAATGAAAGATTGTGGTCGACATTAGCTAATTTTCTTAATAGAGACATAGTGTTGATAGATGCAGTTAATGGATTCAGTTGCTATAGATCAAATAATGAATTAGAGAAGAATAAGCAGTTGAAATTGTTTACGTTGAAAATAGATCAAATTACTCAGGTAGACAGTATAGagataataataaaattgagaccaaaagaCAAAGAATTGAATGTTGTACAAAATTCCACTCAAATATTAAAAAGCAACGAGTCAAATAAGGTACAAATGAGAGAGGACATTTTAAGGATTGCCTCACTTATTGTAAGAGGTTGTAGTAGGAAAGAGAAAAGGAACGAAATTGATGAGGATCTTACAAATGAAGGTATAAAAGTAGCAGTTTTGCAAGAAATGAATGTTAAAGGCagtaaaattgaaacaaaaaattatgaatggTTCATAGCACTTAGAAATGacagtaccgtaatctggggtgaatcgggactacagtctgaatag